A genomic segment from Castor canadensis chromosome 1, mCasCan1.hap1v2, whole genome shotgun sequence encodes:
- the Ldhal6b gene encoding L-lactate dehydrogenase A-like 6B, which produces MSWAAGTLRAGQRVSVAQVKLRSPGMALWPLQAAPIWTSRAWWFSTPSSNMATVKCELLKKLSSEEPVHHSKVSVIGTGSVGMACAVSILLKGLTDELAFVDINEDLLKGETMDLQQGSLFAKMPNIICSKDYSVTENSNLVIVTAGARQAKGESRLNLVQRNVAIFKLMISSIVKYSPCCKVMIVSNPVDILTYVAWKLSAFPKNRIMGSGCTLDTARFRYLIGQKLGIHSESCHGWVLGEHGDSSVPVWSGVNIAGVPLKDLNSAIGSDKDPEQWEKVHKDVIASAYQIIKMKGYTNWAIGLSVADVAESILKNLRRAHPVSTIIKGLYGINEEVFLSVPCIIGENGITDLIKIKLTREEEIRLKKSAETLWAVQKELKL; this is translated from the coding sequence ATGAGCTGGGCCGCGGGGACCTTGCGGGCCGGCCAGAGAGTGAGCGTGGCCCAAGTAAAGCTCAGGAGCCCAGGGATGGCTCTGTGGCCTCTTCAGGCAGCGCCCATCTGGACCAGCCGTGCTTGGTGGTTCTCCACCCCATCGTCCAACATGGCCACCGTGAAGTGTGAGCTTTTGAAGAAGTTAAGTTCTGAAGAGCCCGTTCATCACAGCAAGGTCTCCGTCATAGGAACTGGATCCGTGGGCATGGCCTGTGCGGTCAGCATCTTACTAAAAGGCCTGACTGATGAACTTGCCTTTGTGGATATTAATGAAGACCTGCTGAAGGGCGAGACAATGGATCTTCAGCAGGGCAGCCTTTTCGCGAAAATGCCAAATATTATTTGCAGCAAAGATTACAGTGTCACTGAGAACTCCAACTTAGTGATTGTCACAGCAGGTGCTCGCCAGGCAAAAGGAGAATCACGCCTTAATTTAGTCCAGCGAAATGTAGCCATCTTTAAATTAATGATTTCCAGTATTGTTAAATACAGCCCCTGCTGCAAGGTGATGATTGTTTCCAATCCAGTGGATATCTTAACTTATGTAGCCTGGAAGTTGAGTGCATTTCCTAAAAACCGTATTATGGGAAGTGGCTGTACTCTAGATACTGCTCGTTTCCGTTACCTGATTGGACAAAAGCTTGGTATCCACTCTGAAAGCTGTCATGGCTGGGTACTTGGAGAGCATGGAGATTCAAGTGTTCCAGTGTGGAGTGGAGTGAACATCGCTGGAGTCCCTCTAAAGGATCTGAACTCGGCTATAGGAAGTGATAAAGATCCTGAGCAGTGGGAAAAGGTCCACAAAGATGTGATTGCTAGTGCCTATcagattattaaaatgaaaggTTATACTAATTGGGCCATTGGCCTATCTGTAGCTGAtgtagcagaaagtattttgaagaATCTCAGGAGAGCCCATCCAGTTTCCACCATAATTAAAGGTCTCTATGGAATAAATGAAGAAGTATTCCTCAGTGTTCCTTGTATCATAGGAGAAAATGGCATAACAGACCTTATAAAGATAAAGTTGACCCGTGAAGAGGAGATTCGTTTGAAAAAGAGTGCAGAAACACTGTGGGCAGTTCAGAAGGAGCTCAAGCTTTAA